Proteins encoded together in one Candidatus Poribacteria bacterium window:
- a CDS encoding L-rhamnonate dehydratase (catalyzes the formation of 2-keto-3-deoxy-L-rhamnonate from L-rhamnonate): protein MNLLNEVYMESNQTPLTEAWKTRAKTRHAVVGIRTWHVNLNPRAMPSLGFAKGQKPNRAATRVAPTGQTAHVDWRGPFAAQAGALIVEITTDKGLKGYGLGGGGLAGALIIEKHLQNFVIGRDPLDVEEIWERLYHITSIYGRRGLVIYVLSGIELALVDLCGKIVDAPVYSLITDTPHLEIPAYATGADVGYYAENGFPACKLPLRNGLAEGENGFAQNVEMIHAARDAVGTETELMADIYLRWDVDYTLRFAEAVSDVNLKWIEEPIPLDDYAGMAQLVREVQPAWIVSGEHEFTRYGFRELLRWKAADMIQPDISWAGDFTECLRIAREAAELDIPTWLHQAGTPWGLHLTACLPMPCMAETFGPSRDGVENELYRRLRPVPHDGLFTLNDAPGFGVDLDEELLEGYTVDRL, encoded by the coding sequence ATGAATCTTTTAAATGAGGTATATATGGAATCAAATCAAACTCCGCTCACTGAGGCGTGGAAAACACGTGCCAAAACCCGACATGCTGTTGTTGGGATTCGGACATGGCACGTCAACCTAAATCCTCGGGCTATGCCCAGTTTAGGGTTCGCCAAGGGGCAGAAACCTAATAGGGCAGCCACAAGGGTTGCCCCTACTGGGCAGACAGCGCATGTCGATTGGCGCGGTCCCTTCGCCGCACAAGCAGGAGCGTTAATCGTCGAAATTACCACTGATAAGGGGTTGAAAGGATACGGTCTCGGCGGTGGAGGACTTGCGGGCGCGCTGATTATTGAGAAACACCTTCAGAACTTCGTCATCGGACGCGATCCGCTTGATGTTGAGGAGATTTGGGAGCGTCTGTATCATATCACCTCAATCTATGGACGGCGCGGCTTGGTAATTTACGTCCTGAGCGGCATAGAACTCGCGCTTGTTGACCTGTGCGGAAAGATTGTGGACGCGCCTGTCTATAGTCTCATCACGGATACACCACACCTTGAGATTCCTGCCTATGCCACCGGTGCTGATGTTGGCTATTACGCAGAAAACGGGTTTCCCGCTTGCAAGTTGCCGCTACGCAACGGGCTCGCTGAGGGTGAAAACGGGTTTGCCCAAAACGTTGAGATGATACACGCCGCACGAGACGCTGTCGGAACCGAAACAGAATTGATGGCAGACATCTATCTCCGTTGGGATGTGGACTACACACTCCGTTTCGCCGAGGCAGTTTCTGACGTGAATCTCAAATGGATCGAAGAACCGATCCCGCTTGACGACTATGCAGGCATGGCGCAGTTAGTGCGTGAAGTTCAACCGGCTTGGATTGTCTCTGGTGAGCATGAATTCACGCGATACGGATTTCGGGAGTTGCTAAGATGGAAGGCAGCGGATATGATTCAACCCGACATCAGTTGGGCGGGTGATTTCACGGAATGTTTACGCATCGCGCGTGAAGCCGCTGAGTTGGATATCCCGACATGGCTCCACCAAGCAGGGACACCGTGGGGCTTGCATCTCACTGCTTGTCTTCCGATGCCGTGTATGGCAGAGACTTTCGGTCCTTCCCGAGACGGCGTTGAGAACGAGTTATATCGTCGCTTGCGCCCCGTACCGCACGATGGACTTTTCACCCTCAACGATGCGCCCGGCTTTGGCGTAGATTTGGACGAAGAGTTGTTAGAGGGATACACAGTTGACCGGTTGTAG
- a CDS encoding tetratricopeptide repeat protein, which yields MSIENGIFISTAPRRGAMSNRWQLALGYKKNRRRIMKIWCSCLLILSFPVLSGCVSMSGYRAASLRHQAYVSGEKHATAAEWRALISEFQEVIDANPAGPTADDAQYAIASSWAWSIKAGDAEAPQQAIVAFQKLIRNYPNSQYVPQAHYWLGRCYAYVGDDYRAITQYQIVESRYADSEVFHPAQLELARVYVKQGYITRAKTLYDNLIASSIDQEITVAATQELQHLQIQRKPTVSSPERVAQAQTQPKKLQPPIPETKKSLVPESLTREFGLTAKTIVIDPGHGGKDPGALGKRTLREKDIVLSISEKLREVLTRKGYTVLMTRDTNRFIPLKERTAFATHHKADLFLSIHANGSKNTKAKGIETYYLSVTSTDKAAADIAARENADSGYSIQELEVLLKGIIQESKSEDSKRLARHVQQALVQATGAVDRGVKHARFVVLIGTNVPAVLIETGFISNLTEGRKLTTPAYQQKIATAIAQGIEKFLGKTEEAPLVKGGNPKFATTRVERDR from the coding sequence ATGTCTATAGAAAACGGAATATTTATCTCCACCGCACCCCGTAGGGGTGCTATGTCAAATAGATGGCAACTTGCGTTAGGATATAAAAAAAATCGGAGAAGAATAATGAAAATATGGTGTTCTTGCTTGCTGATCCTTTCTTTCCCAGTCCTATCTGGATGTGTAAGCATGTCCGGTTACAGAGCCGCTTCACTGCGCCATCAGGCGTATGTGAGCGGCGAAAAACACGCGACTGCCGCAGAGTGGCGTGCGCTTATTTCAGAGTTTCAGGAAGTTATTGATGCAAATCCGGCAGGACCCACAGCGGATGATGCACAATACGCCATCGCTTCCAGTTGGGCTTGGAGCATCAAAGCCGGGGACGCTGAAGCACCGCAGCAGGCAATTGTAGCCTTCCAAAAACTGATTCGCAACTACCCTAATTCGCAGTATGTCCCACAAGCACACTATTGGTTGGGACGTTGCTATGCCTATGTCGGAGACGACTACCGAGCCATCACACAATACCAGATTGTGGAGAGTCGCTATGCGGATTCTGAAGTATTCCATCCCGCCCAATTAGAATTGGCACGCGTGTATGTGAAACAAGGTTACATCACACGCGCCAAGACACTCTATGATAATCTTATCGCATCTTCAATAGATCAAGAAATTACTGTTGCTGCTACTCAGGAACTACAACATCTCCAAATACAACGAAAACCAACAGTATCGTCGCCTGAAAGGGTAGCTCAGGCACAGACGCAACCCAAAAAACTTCAACCGCCTATTCCCGAAACGAAAAAATCTTTGGTTCCTGAATCACTGACACGTGAATTCGGGTTAACCGCGAAAACGATTGTCATTGACCCGGGTCATGGCGGCAAAGACCCAGGCGCATTGGGGAAGCGGACTTTACGAGAGAAAGACATTGTCCTCAGCATCTCTGAAAAACTTCGTGAGGTGCTAACGCGAAAAGGCTACACCGTCTTGATGACACGTGATACCAACCGTTTCATACCGCTCAAGGAACGGACTGCCTTCGCAACGCACCACAAAGCAGATCTCTTTCTGAGCATTCATGCCAACGGCAGTAAAAACACTAAAGCAAAAGGTATTGAAACTTATTATCTGAGTGTCACCAGTACGGACAAAGCCGCAGCAGATATTGCAGCGCGAGAAAACGCAGACTCCGGCTACAGTATCCAAGAACTGGAGGTATTACTGAAAGGGATTATACAGGAGAGTAAGAGCGAAGATAGCAAGCGATTGGCAAGACATGTACAACAAGCATTGGTACAAGCGACAGGTGCAGTCGACCGTGGGGTCAAACACGCACGGTTTGTCGTTTTGATTGGAACAAACGTACCTGCTGTCCTCATTGAGACCGGATTTATATCGAATCTGACGGAAGGGCGAAAACTCACAACACCGGCGTATCAACAGAAAATCGCCACTGCTATCGCACAAGGCATCGAGAAGTTTTTGGGAAAAACCGAGGAAGCACCTCTGGTCAAAGGTGGAAACCCAAAATTTGCCACCACACGTGTTGAGAGGGACAGGTAA
- a CDS encoding family 10 glycosylhydrolase, producing MFSSQTVNKRLNITIIVLICVLLLHIGERNLAVSQQAQIAILLPTAASGVSKGDVQYARSVAKRFSRMLGIIGFTADIFEESSLSKARLESCKLIVLPLNATLSTQTTRLLKNFVADGGKLFVTYNLADTVAPLLGLRQTGWLKEGSPGQFTSIQLRAPEIPDIPTSIRQASWNITVAAPTTPQTKIIGYWHNMAGESTGLPALFMGEAGVFFSHIFLPDDILTKTRFLAALLGHLVPEFRQLLAKRAIKTITTVGHAGGLEALASFVQQSGIPEAVDALETGKRLMVKARAAYNTKTYNTAITTARASREAFSKAYFLSHLSLETEGRAVWNHSGLGAYPGDWDRSAKELAAAGVNMILPNMAWAGVAHYSSKVLPQSDTFTQYGDQLAQCVTAAHKHGLEVHVWKITWNLEGAPKEFIEKMREDGRTQVSATGDPLNWLCPSHPKNVQLELESMLEIVTNYDVDGIHLDYIRYPGSHACYCEKCRERFILTTRQQIDEWPKAVLPETGVYSDTYIQWRSQQITRLVRLLHKRLREADPNIKLSVAVFGGYPACVASIGQDWITWAKAGYVDFVCPMNYTEDTNYFTELLANQLALMPKGVAIYPGIGATATNSLLTPDAVIAQIYLSRSLGASGWTIFDYALDISETVLPALGAGVGKSKVQPAH from the coding sequence ATGTTTTCAAGCCAAACCGTAAATAAGCGGCTCAATATCACGATAATTGTGCTTATTTGTGTCCTTCTCTTGCATATCGGTGAACGCAACCTTGCCGTCTCACAACAAGCACAGATTGCGATCCTCTTACCGACAGCCGCGTCGGGTGTATCGAAAGGAGACGTTCAATATGCGCGTTCCGTCGCGAAGCGATTCAGTCGAATGCTCGGCATCATCGGATTCACTGCAGATATCTTTGAAGAATCATCACTCTCTAAGGCTCGACTCGAATCCTGTAAATTAATTGTCCTTCCATTGAACGCCACCTTATCAACACAGACGACCCGTCTTTTGAAAAATTTCGTTGCCGATGGCGGTAAACTGTTCGTAACCTATAACTTAGCGGATACAGTGGCACCGCTGCTGGGTTTGCGTCAAACGGGTTGGTTAAAAGAGGGATCACCTGGACAGTTTACTTCAATTCAGCTGAGAGCACCCGAAATCCCTGATATACCGACATCTATTAGACAGGCGTCGTGGAATATTACAGTCGCCGCCCCAACAACACCACAGACAAAAATTATCGGGTATTGGCACAATATGGCAGGAGAATCGACAGGCTTGCCTGCCCTTTTTATGGGTGAAGCGGGGGTCTTCTTCAGTCACATCTTCCTCCCAGACGACATTCTCACCAAGACACGATTCCTCGCCGCACTCTTAGGACATCTCGTCCCAGAATTTCGGCAACTCCTTGCCAAACGAGCTATAAAGACCATCACCACTGTGGGACATGCCGGCGGGCTTGAGGCTTTAGCCTCCTTTGTTCAACAAAGTGGCATACCAGAAGCGGTAGACGCTTTGGAAACAGGAAAGCGTTTGATGGTTAAGGCGCGCGCTGCGTATAACACCAAGACATACAATACGGCGATAACGACCGCCCGGGCAAGCCGAGAGGCGTTTTCAAAAGCCTATTTCTTGTCGCATCTTAGCCTTGAAACCGAGGGGCGCGCCGTATGGAATCATTCCGGACTTGGTGCCTATCCCGGTGATTGGGATCGGTCTGCCAAAGAATTGGCGGCGGCAGGCGTGAACATGATTCTCCCAAACATGGCGTGGGCAGGGGTGGCGCATTATTCCAGTAAGGTCTTACCGCAGAGCGACACCTTTACGCAATATGGAGATCAGTTAGCACAGTGCGTCACGGCGGCACACAAGCACGGTTTAGAGGTGCATGTGTGGAAGATTACATGGAATTTGGAAGGGGCACCAAAAGAATTCATTGAGAAAATGCGGGAAGATGGACGAACCCAAGTCTCGGCAACCGGAGATCCGCTCAATTGGCTCTGCCCATCACATCCGAAAAACGTCCAGTTGGAATTGGAGAGTATGCTGGAAATTGTAACGAATTACGATGTAGATGGCATCCATCTGGATTATATCCGTTACCCGGGAAGTCATGCGTGTTACTGTGAGAAGTGCCGTGAAAGATTCATACTTACAACGCGACAGCAGATTGACGAATGGCCCAAGGCAGTCCTGCCTGAAACAGGAGTTTATAGCGACACGTATATTCAGTGGCGGTCGCAACAAATCACGCGTTTGGTTCGCTTGCTACACAAACGTCTGCGAGAAGCGGATCCTAACATCAAACTCTCTGTAGCCGTCTTCGGTGGGTATCCAGCGTGTGTCGCTTCTATCGGACAGGACTGGATCACGTGGGCAAAGGCGGGTTATGTTGATTTTGTATGTCCAATGAACTACACAGAGGACACAAACTATTTCACGGAATTATTAGCCAACCAACTCGCTTTGATGCCGAAAGGGGTAGCCATTTATCCCGGTATTGGCGCAACCGCCACGAATTCGCTGTTGACACCCGATGCGGTGATTGCGCAGATTTATCTCTCGCGTTCCTTAGGGGCTTCAGGGTGGACGATTTTTGACTATGCCCTTGATATCTCTGAGACTGTACTACCTGCACTCGGAGCAGGTGTAGGAAAATCTAAAGTACAGCCGGCACATTGA
- a CDS encoding sulfatase-like hydrolase/transferase — protein MAQKPNILFLMSDEHSPHAIGCEGNDIVQTPNLDQLATSGTYFESAYCQVPLCTPSRMCMLTGKYAHRCSAWNNGSVLFPEHLTMPAHFAQHGYATALVGKMHFGGKEQNNGFQSRPYGDLRGYAGHQTDPLTPSGPRQRTRLAGITEIPTSLLQERVINTETLEYLRSQPAEQPWFLLASYSRPHFPLTAPKRLFDKYWPDNVDMPNVPEGHLEQTHRFAKGLRDNFKTNEIPLEEARKARAAYYACCEFLDETIGDLLTLLERDGLLDNTIIVYTTDHGEMAGEHGQWWKSSYYEAAARVPLIISDRHLPQSHGERVTAPVELNDLFPTLCTRADIPIPEDLDGADLTNLMTGNAEGWRNTAITEYWSNQTTGPMRMLRTPRYKYVAFPEDESILFDLETDPNEFENLVGQAASQELEASLHEQLMNGFSWESVREQMTVDRERSRDFKEPWGKGTPNQYTLPDGRVVDAETCLYRPSMRDEA, from the coding sequence ATGGCTCAAAAACCGAATATCCTATTTTTGATGAGCGATGAACATAGTCCACATGCTATAGGATGTGAAGGCAATGACATTGTCCAAACACCGAATCTTGACCAGCTCGCAACATCTGGAACCTATTTCGAGAGTGCCTACTGCCAAGTCCCGCTCTGCACCCCCTCCCGGATGTGTATGCTAACTGGAAAGTATGCCCATCGGTGTTCAGCATGGAATAACGGGTCTGTCCTGTTTCCCGAGCATCTCACGATGCCTGCACATTTTGCACAGCACGGCTATGCGACTGCCCTCGTTGGGAAGATGCACTTCGGTGGCAAAGAGCAAAACAACGGTTTCCAGTCTCGACCGTACGGTGACCTGCGTGGGTATGCCGGACACCAAACAGATCCGCTGACCCCATCTGGTCCGCGACAACGAACGCGGCTCGCTGGAATCACCGAAATCCCGACCAGCCTACTGCAAGAACGGGTTATCAATACGGAAACACTTGAGTACTTAAGATCACAACCCGCAGAACAGCCGTGGTTCCTGCTGGCAAGTTACAGTCGCCCACATTTCCCGCTTACAGCCCCAAAACGCCTTTTCGATAAGTATTGGCCCGATAATGTTGATATGCCCAACGTTCCAGAGGGACACTTGGAACAGACACACCGCTTCGCGAAAGGTTTACGGGACAATTTTAAGACAAATGAAATCCCGTTGGAAGAGGCTCGAAAAGCACGAGCGGCGTACTATGCCTGTTGCGAATTCCTGGATGAGACCATTGGAGATCTACTCACACTTTTGGAGCGCGACGGCTTATTGGATAACACCATCATCGTCTACACGACAGATCACGGTGAAATGGCAGGAGAACACGGACAGTGGTGGAAATCCAGTTACTATGAAGCCGCAGCACGAGTGCCTTTAATCATATCGGATAGACATCTGCCGCAGTCACACGGAGAACGCGTAACAGCACCTGTCGAATTGAACGATCTCTTTCCGACCCTATGCACCAGAGCCGATATTCCTATCCCTGAAGATTTAGATGGGGCAGACCTGACAAATCTTATGACAGGAAACGCTGAAGGTTGGCGTAACACTGCAATCACCGAATACTGGTCGAACCAGACAACGGGACCCATGCGTATGCTCCGAACGCCGCGCTATAAATATGTCGCCTTTCCTGAAGATGAATCCATTCTTTTCGATTTAGAAACAGACCCCAATGAATTTGAGAATCTTGTAGGTCAGGCAGCGTCGCAAGAACTGGAGGCATCCCTACATGAACAACTCATGAACGGATTCTCATGGGAGTCTGTCAGAGAACAGATGACTGTGGATAGAGAGCGAAGTCGAGATTTCAAGGAACCGTGGGGGAAAGGCACTCCGAATCAGTATACACTCCCTGACGGGCGTGTTGTCGATGCGGAAACCTGTCTCTATCGTCCCTCAATGAGAGACGAAGCCTGA